GTCCAGCACGAGCTCCCCGAAAACCCCGTCGTAGCCCGGAATCCAGCTCACGTTCCCGGCATTCACGCGCCCAATGGCCCCAGCTATCTCGGGGGAAGTTGCGAGCCTGAGCTGCTCCTCCGCAGCCTCGTAGACCGCGAACTCGTTCCCAAAATACCTTATTATCTTATCGTACTCCTCGCCGACCTGCTTCGCGACCTCGCTTTTTCCCAGCGCCTTCGCAATAAGCGTGGGCAATGGAACGATGTGCTTGAAAGGGACCGCATTCTCGGGTTTTTCCCCGAGCTTCCTGTCCGCCAAGTCCGCGACCCGGTGCAGCACCCCTATGGTGAGCGGCCTCTTGCACACCGGGCACCTGTTCCCGAGCTTCTTCGCCTGCCACGGGTCCAGGAGCACATTGCAGTTCCTGTGGCCATCGTAATGGTATTTCCCCTCCTCGGGAAAAAATTCGTACGTCTTCACGAAGCCCTTCCTGGTCTTTATCGCATTGACTATGGATTGGTAGCTGGCCTCCTCCAATTCGAAAACGTTGGCTTCCCTGCCCATCTTCTCAGGACTGTGCGAATCGCTGTTGGAAACCAGCGCGTATTTGTCCAGCTTGCTCAGCATCCAATTCATTCCCGGATCCGAGCTCAAGCCTGTTTCCAATGCAAATATGTTCTTCTCCATCCCTCCGTACGCTTCTTTCAGGTCATCAACTCCGCTCTTGGAGCCGAAAAGCGAGAACCACGGGGTCCATATGTGCGCAGGAATCAC
The Candidatus Micrarchaeia archaeon DNA segment above includes these coding regions:
- a CDS encoding endonuclease Q family protein — protein: MRIIADLHLHSKYARATSPNSDLNGLSRGAKTKGVQVVATGDFTHPTWFRELKLALESKDNQDGLYEFNGVKFLLSVEVSNIFELNGKTKKMHHVLLAPDFDVAAQIGDGIAKYGKLEEDGRPTLMMSSAELLEIADRISKDIFVIPAHIWTPWFSLFGSKSGVDDLKEAYGGMEKNIFALETGLSSDPGMNWMLSKLDKYALVSNSDSHSPEKMGREANVFELEEASYQSIVNAIKTRKGFVKTYEFFPEEGKYHYDGHRNCNVLLDPWQAKKLGNRCPVCKRPLTIGVLHRVADLADRKLGEKPENAVPFKHIVPLPTLIAKALGKSEVAKQVGEEYDKIIRYFGNEFAVYEAAEEQLRLATSPEIAGAIGRVNAGNVSWIPGYDGVFGELVLD